The following proteins are encoded in a genomic region of Xanthomonas citri pv. mangiferaeindicae:
- a CDS encoding flagella basal body P-ring formation protein FlgA yields MAAALLACAGAASVVASDAFQSVDSIRLAALSAVEGGEAETALDPALRMPRCAEPLQATRSGGATVEVSCPAGWRLYVPVRVRRSQTVLVLARGVASGQTIAADDLIAERRDGARVAGAAVADPAEAVGRSARRTLLAGSVLTAGDLVSPRLVRRGDTIALVSRQAGVEVRMAGRALGDAGERERVSVENLSSRRVVQGIVDPAGDVVVGR; encoded by the coding sequence CTGGCCGCTGCGCTGCTGGCATGCGCCGGAGCCGCGTCGGTCGTGGCGTCGGATGCCTTCCAGTCGGTCGACTCGATCCGCCTGGCCGCACTGTCGGCGGTCGAAGGCGGCGAGGCCGAGACGGCGCTCGACCCGGCCCTGCGCATGCCGCGGTGCGCCGAGCCGCTGCAGGCCACGCGCAGCGGCGGCGCCACCGTGGAGGTGAGTTGCCCGGCCGGTTGGCGTCTGTACGTCCCGGTCCGCGTGCGGCGCAGCCAGACGGTGCTCGTGCTGGCGCGCGGCGTGGCTTCAGGCCAGACGATCGCGGCCGATGACCTCATCGCCGAACGCCGCGACGGCGCGCGTGTGGCCGGCGCCGCGGTGGCCGATCCTGCCGAGGCCGTCGGTCGCAGCGCCCGCCGCACGCTGCTTGCCGGCAGCGTGCTGACCGCGGGCGACCTGGTGTCGCCGCGGCTGGTGCGCCGCGGCGACACCATCGCCCTGGTCTCGCGCCAGGCCGGGGTCGAGGTGCGCATGGCCGGTCGCGCGCTCGGCGACGCTGGCGAGCGTGAGCGGGTCAGCGTCGAAAACCTGTCCTCGCGCCGGGTGGTGCAGGGCATCGTCGACCCGGCCGGCGACGTGGTCGTGGGACGCTGA
- the flgD gene encoding flagellar basal body rod modification protein (acts as a scaffold for the assembly of hook proteins onto the flagellar basal body rod), whose product MSTISSDIANSLGLGSGKAADKKDASLGQADFLRLMTEQLKHQDPLKPMENSAFLGQLAQFSTVQGIQDLNSSVNGFANAMASDQLLRGANLVGRDVVLPSAKLALPSEGSATGLVAAPSAGIVNFDVTDANGELVHQFSVPATAAGEVAFAWDGTDAAGNRLPAGTYGIAARHLAGSGESSVLSTYVRARVDSVSVGSDGLYLDLDGLGTAPIGYVLRVN is encoded by the coding sequence ATGAGCACGATCTCCAGCGACATCGCCAACAGCCTCGGCCTAGGCAGCGGCAAGGCTGCCGACAAGAAGGACGCCTCACTCGGCCAGGCCGACTTCCTGCGGCTGATGACCGAACAGCTCAAGCACCAGGACCCGCTCAAGCCGATGGAGAACAGTGCGTTCCTCGGCCAGTTGGCGCAGTTCTCGACCGTGCAGGGCATCCAGGACCTCAACAGCTCGGTCAACGGCTTCGCCAATGCGATGGCCAGCGACCAGTTGCTGCGCGGCGCGAATCTGGTGGGCCGCGATGTGGTGCTGCCATCGGCCAAGCTGGCGCTGCCGAGCGAAGGCAGCGCGACCGGCCTGGTCGCCGCCCCGTCGGCCGGCATCGTGAACTTCGATGTCACCGATGCCAACGGCGAGCTCGTGCACCAGTTCAGCGTGCCGGCCACCGCCGCCGGCGAGGTCGCGTTCGCCTGGGACGGCACCGATGCCGCCGGCAACCGGCTGCCGGCCGGGACCTATGGCATCGCCGCACGCCACCTGGCGGGCAGCGGCGAGTCCTCGGTGCTGAGCACCTATGTGCGCGCCCGCGTCGACAGCGTGTCGGTCGGCAGCGACGGGCTCTACCTCGATCTCGACGGCCTGGGCACCGCGCCGATCGGCTACGTGCTGCGCGTCAACTGA
- a CDS encoding flagellar basal-body rod protein FlgG, which yields MNQALWVAKTGLDAQQTRMSVVSNNLANTNTTGFKRDRANFEDLLYQQVRQPGGASSAQTQLPTGLQLGTGVRVVSTAKDFQQGNPQQTGRALDVMVDGRGFFEVLLPDGTSAYTRDGSFKISPQGELVTNSGFAVQPGIQIPEGAQAMTIGQDGTITVQMAGEGQALEIGSLTITDFINPAGLQARGENLYLETTASGPAQNGTPGLNGLGLIEQGALEGSNVNVVEELVSMIETQRAYEMNAKAISTTDSMLGYLNNNV from the coding sequence ATGAACCAGGCACTGTGGGTGGCGAAGACCGGGCTGGATGCGCAGCAGACGCGCATGTCGGTGGTCTCCAACAATCTCGCCAACACCAACACCACCGGCTTCAAGCGCGACCGCGCCAACTTCGAGGACCTGCTCTACCAACAGGTGCGCCAGCCTGGCGGTGCGAGCTCGGCGCAGACGCAGCTGCCGACCGGTCTGCAGCTCGGCACTGGCGTGCGCGTGGTCTCGACAGCCAAGGACTTCCAGCAGGGCAATCCGCAGCAGACCGGCCGCGCGCTCGACGTGATGGTCGACGGCCGTGGGTTCTTCGAGGTGCTGCTGCCCGATGGCACGTCGGCCTATACCCGCGACGGCAGCTTCAAGATCAGTCCGCAGGGCGAACTGGTGACCAACAGCGGCTTCGCCGTGCAGCCGGGCATCCAGATCCCGGAGGGCGCGCAGGCGATGACCATCGGCCAGGACGGCACGATCACCGTGCAGATGGCCGGTGAGGGCCAGGCGCTGGAGATCGGCTCACTGACGATCACCGACTTCATCAACCCGGCGGGCCTGCAGGCGCGCGGCGAGAACCTGTATCTGGAGACGACTGCTTCGGGGCCGGCGCAGAACGGCACGCCGGGCCTCAACGGCCTGGGCCTGATCGAACAGGGCGCGCTGGAAGGCAGCAACGTCAACGTGGTCGAAGAGCTGGTCAGCATGATCGAGACCCAGCGCGCCTACGAGATGAACGCCAAGGCGATCTCGACCACCGACTCGATGCTCGGCTATCTCAACAACAACGTCTGA
- a CDS encoding flagellar biosynthesis anti-sigma factor FlgM: protein MTHKIDGLQAPTVRSAAPVAGAQVARAGDSRDKAVEAASATAGDSLRLTGEATGLQALQRDLSTRPAFDESRVQAVREAIASGSYRVDAEAIASRMLDLDARLGG, encoded by the coding sequence ATGACCCACAAGATCGATGGACTCCAGGCGCCGACCGTCCGCAGTGCCGCGCCCGTGGCCGGCGCCCAGGTGGCCCGTGCCGGCGACAGCCGCGACAAGGCGGTCGAAGCCGCCAGTGCCACGGCCGGCGACAGCCTGCGTCTGACCGGCGAGGCGACCGGCCTGCAGGCTTTGCAGCGCGACCTCTCGACGCGACCGGCCTTCGACGAATCGCGCGTCCAGGCCGTGCGTGAGGCGATCGCCTCGGGCAGCTACCGCGTCGACGCCGAGGCGATCGCCTCGCGGATGCTCGATCTCGACGCCCGCCTGGGCGGCTGA
- a CDS encoding flagellar biosynthesis protein FlgF, whose product MDKALYVAMSGARATLQAQGTVAHNLANAETAGFKAALANTRAYRVPGGEHASRIDAMHIDQGFDSRVGAQRVTGNALDVSLRPDRWLAVQSADGGVAYTRAGNLSPTPNGQLVTGGGHPLIDENGQPLALPPHQALDIGEDGTVSIVPLGEGPQTLAIVGRLRVVEAPPDRLARGLDGLMRSTDPQQPPAQAVGNVMTTGALEASNVDAAGALVQMIQLQRQFEMQVKLIQRGDDNAQAANSLLRLGG is encoded by the coding sequence ATGGACAAAGCCCTCTACGTCGCGATGAGCGGCGCCCGCGCCACGCTGCAGGCCCAGGGCACGGTGGCGCACAACCTTGCCAATGCCGAGACCGCCGGCTTCAAGGCCGCACTGGCCAATACCCGGGCCTATCGCGTGCCCGGCGGCGAACACGCCTCGCGCATCGACGCGATGCACATCGACCAAGGCTTCGACAGCCGGGTCGGTGCGCAACGGGTGACCGGCAACGCGCTCGATGTCTCGCTGCGGCCCGACCGCTGGCTGGCGGTGCAGTCGGCCGACGGCGGGGTGGCCTACACCCGCGCCGGAAATCTGTCGCCGACCCCCAACGGCCAACTGGTCACCGGCGGCGGACATCCACTGATCGACGAGAACGGCCAGCCGCTTGCGCTGCCGCCGCACCAGGCGCTGGACATCGGCGAGGACGGCACGGTGTCGATCGTGCCGCTCGGCGAAGGCCCGCAGACGCTGGCGATCGTCGGCCGCCTGCGCGTGGTCGAGGCGCCCCCCGACCGGCTCGCGCGCGGGCTCGACGGGCTGATGCGCAGCACCGACCCCCAACAACCCCCGGCTCAGGCCGTCGGCAACGTCATGACGACCGGCGCCCTGGAAGCGAGCAACGTCGACGCCGCCGGCGCCCTGGTGCAGATGATCCAGCTGCAACGCCAGTTCGAAATGCAGGTCAAGCTGATCCAGCGCGGCGACGACAACGCCCAGGCCGCCAACAGCCTGCTCCGCCTGGGCGGCTGA
- a CDS encoding flagellar basal-body rod protein FlgB yields the protein MSNPISSYLGLQADALPLREQRMKLIASNLANADTPGFQARDLDFNAALAAAARAREAGGQSGLRERTDHIPLPGADALAPFEVARVAAQASLDGNSVDPDAERAAYGRAALEYRASLSFLESKVRTLLTAITGQ from the coding sequence ATGTCCAATCCGATCTCGTCCTATCTCGGGCTGCAGGCCGATGCGCTGCCGCTGCGCGAGCAGCGGATGAAGCTCATCGCCAGCAACCTGGCCAACGCCGACACACCGGGCTTTCAGGCCCGTGACCTCGACTTCAACGCCGCGCTGGCCGCTGCTGCGCGCGCGCGCGAAGCCGGCGGACAGTCCGGCTTGCGCGAGCGCACCGATCACATCCCGCTGCCGGGCGCCGATGCCCTGGCGCCGTTCGAGGTCGCGCGCGTCGCTGCCCAGGCCAGTCTGGACGGCAACAGTGTCGATCCTGATGCCGAGCGCGCCGCCTACGGCCGCGCGGCGCTGGAGTACCGGGCGTCGCTGAGTTTCCTCGAATCCAAGGTCCGCACCCTGCTGACCGCCATCACCGGACAGTAA
- a CDS encoding flagellar basal body rod protein FlgC, which produces MSNLPIFDVAGSAMQAQSVRLSTLASNLANADSVAGTPEQVYRPLEPVFRASAHASDPALTGVQVAGIVERDTPPIQRYEPGHPLADAQGYVYAPDVDPVSQMVNLISASRSYQAGVEMMNTAKELAVATLSMGR; this is translated from the coding sequence ATGAGCAACCTGCCGATCTTCGATGTCGCCGGTTCGGCCATGCAGGCCCAGTCGGTCCGCTTGAGCACGCTGGCCAGCAACCTGGCCAACGCCGACTCGGTCGCCGGCACGCCCGAGCAGGTCTACCGGCCGCTCGAGCCGGTGTTCCGCGCCAGCGCGCATGCCAGCGACCCGGCGCTGACCGGCGTGCAGGTGGCTGGCATCGTCGAGCGCGACACGCCGCCGATCCAGCGCTACGAACCCGGTCACCCGCTCGCCGATGCCCAGGGTTACGTGTACGCGCCCGACGTCGACCCGGTGTCGCAGATGGTCAACCTGATCTCCGCCTCGCGCAGCTACCAGGCGGGCGTGGAGATGATGAACACCGCCAAGGAACTGGCCGTCGCCACCTTGAGCATGGGCCGCTGA
- a CDS encoding flagellar basal body L-ring protein, translating into MSVVPPSAPRALVLLALPALLGGCVAAGDVRPYPALAPIQPVAAPPTYATQGAIYQAGGGGLSLFADKRAREVGDLITIQLIESTIAQTNAATKVGKESSVDIAPPNLFGAPVTIGGREVLGASASGKRDFDGNGRSTQSNRLQGSITVTVVQRLPNGNLVVEGSKELRLNQGNELVQVQGIVRPADIAPDNSVPSGRVADARIVYGGRGAIAQSNAMGWLGRFFNSRLSPY; encoded by the coding sequence ATGTCCGTGGTTCCGCCATCTGCGCCACGCGCGCTCGTGCTGCTCGCCCTGCCTGCCCTGCTCGGCGGCTGCGTCGCCGCCGGCGATGTCCGGCCGTATCCCGCGCTGGCACCGATCCAGCCGGTCGCAGCCCCGCCGACGTATGCGACCCAGGGCGCGATCTACCAGGCCGGGGGCGGCGGACTGTCGCTGTTCGCCGACAAGCGCGCGCGCGAGGTTGGCGACCTGATCACGATCCAGCTGATCGAGAGCACGATCGCGCAGACCAACGCTGCGACCAAGGTCGGCAAGGAAAGCTCAGTGGACATCGCGCCGCCGAACCTGTTCGGCGCCCCGGTCACGATCGGCGGGCGCGAAGTGCTTGGCGCCAGCGCCAGCGGCAAGCGCGATTTCGACGGCAATGGCCGCAGCACGCAGAGCAACCGCCTGCAGGGCAGCATCACCGTCACCGTGGTGCAGCGTCTGCCCAACGGCAATCTCGTCGTCGAAGGCAGCAAGGAATTGCGCCTCAATCAGGGCAATGAACTGGTGCAGGTCCAGGGCATCGTGCGCCCGGCCGACATCGCCCCCGACAACAGTGTGCCCTCGGGCCGCGTCGCCGACGCGCGGATCGTCTACGGCGGCCGCGGCGCGATCGCCCAGTCCAACGCGATGGGCTGGCTCGGCCGGTTCTTTAATTCGCGGCTGTCTCCCTACTGA
- a CDS encoding flagella protein gives MTAAQDSLARLASALADEREALIGHDVGALMRSTQDKIVALRELERCPAGELAGPLAELSELNRANGALLARRRREVNWALRHLGRTESLPGYDAQGRAERDCRSRELAVA, from the coding sequence ATGACGGCGGCACAGGACAGCCTGGCCCGTCTTGCGAGCGCGCTCGCCGACGAGCGCGAGGCGCTGATCGGCCACGATGTCGGCGCGCTGATGCGCTCGACCCAGGACAAGATCGTCGCGCTGCGCGAGCTCGAGCGCTGCCCGGCCGGCGAACTGGCCGGTCCACTGGCCGAGCTGAGCGAGCTCAATCGCGCCAACGGCGCACTGCTGGCCCGGCGCCGCCGCGAGGTGAACTGGGCGCTGCGGCATCTTGGCCGTACCGAGAGCCTGCCCGGCTACGACGCACAGGGCCGCGCCGAGCGCGATTGCCGCAGCCGCGAACTCGCGGTCGCCTGA
- a CDS encoding chemotaxis protein CheW — protein sequence MSQDLLDRIDQRTRLAGHNRLALLLFRLGGRQVFGVNVFKVQEVLRRPHLFRVPGLPAQFAGVADVRGRSVPVLDLGVAIGHPERSDDAPPGYLVVTEFNRSVQGFLVSGVERIVNIAVEDVLPPPDLGAEGGYLTAVTRYQGELIQVIDVESVLADISQARMDADLSPDYALPADAPPMQVLVVDDSRVARQQIRSVLDQLGVGVTLLSDGRQALDHLLQLHAAGEPPSQRYAMIVSDIEMPAMDGYTLTTEIRRHPGLADLYVLLHTSLSGVFNTSMVQSVGANAFVAKYSPHDLADEVLKRLHEVADAAGGRLVAA from the coding sequence ATGTCGCAGGATCTGCTCGACCGCATCGACCAGCGTACCCGCCTCGCCGGCCACAACCGGCTGGCGCTGCTGCTGTTCCGTCTCGGCGGACGTCAGGTTTTTGGCGTCAATGTCTTCAAGGTGCAGGAAGTCCTGCGCCGACCGCATCTGTTCCGGGTGCCGGGGCTGCCGGCGCAGTTCGCCGGTGTGGCGGACGTACGCGGCCGCAGCGTGCCGGTGCTCGACCTGGGCGTGGCGATCGGCCATCCCGAGCGCAGCGACGATGCCCCACCCGGCTATCTGGTGGTCACCGAGTTCAACCGCTCGGTGCAGGGCTTTCTGGTCAGCGGAGTCGAACGCATCGTCAACATCGCGGTCGAGGACGTGCTGCCGCCGCCGGACCTGGGCGCCGAGGGCGGCTATTTGACCGCGGTCACCCGCTACCAGGGCGAGCTGATCCAGGTGATCGACGTCGAAAGCGTGCTGGCCGACATCTCGCAGGCGCGGATGGACGCCGACCTGTCCCCGGACTATGCGCTGCCGGCCGATGCACCGCCGATGCAGGTGCTGGTGGTCGACGACTCGCGGGTCGCGCGCCAGCAGATCCGCAGCGTGCTCGACCAGCTCGGCGTCGGGGTGACGCTGCTGTCCGACGGCCGCCAGGCGCTCGACCACCTGCTGCAGCTGCACGCGGCCGGCGAGCCGCCCTCGCAGCGCTACGCGATGATCGTCTCCGATATCGAAATGCCAGCGATGGACGGCTACACGCTGACGACGGAAATCCGTCGCCACCCAGGCCTCGCCGATCTGTACGTGCTGCTGCACACCTCGCTGTCGGGTGTGTTCAACACCTCGATGGTGCAGAGCGTGGGCGCGAACGCGTTCGTCGCCAAGTACAGCCCGCACGACCTGGCCGACGAAGTGCTCAAGCGCCTGCACGAGGTCGCCGACGCGGCCGGCGGACGACTCGTCGCCGCCTGA